One segment of Phyllobacterium zundukense DNA contains the following:
- a CDS encoding ABC transporter ATP-binding protein, translating to MEKSLGRYIWSNTRLQQIWILFVVAVSMIPYFLSFDLPKQIVNGPIQGTGFETPGSTQTFMRMEPDLPYIGKVVFFDGLELTRFQMLMALSLVFLFLVIINGLFKLYINTYKGRLGERMLRRIRFELIDRVLRFPPSQFKRVKSAEIATMIKDEVEPMGGFTGDAFVQPALLGGQALTALVFIIMQNLWLGMIAAGIVAVQGVVIPRMRKRLLDLGRQRQLTARELSGRVGEIVDGIGTIHGNDTSNYERADIAARLGLIFSIRYDLYQWKFLVKFINNFLAQVTPFLFYSIGGFLALQGRLDIGQLVAVINAYKDLPGPLKELIDWDQARQDVQVKYAQVVEQFNVDRLVDSQIQALAPESVGPLQHSLNAVNLTLSDDSGASLLEHVSLEIKLGETVAIVGTSGSGGEALAEAFARLIWPDQGRITIDGKDILELPESITGRRIAYAASDTYFFHGTLRDNLLYGLKHAPLTKVEYEGKSAAQYKWNINEARRAGNPELDLNSDWVDYVSAGVTGPQDLFKVVRPVLDAVLISQDILDMALRSTVNTATHNDLTDRIVELRQALRKSLKKEDLDDLVVPFKLDAYNQQATVGENLLFGTMKRPMMTNRKLAANPYFRSVLRETDLHLDLYAMGLEIAANAVELFQDLPPDHPFFQQLTFMTADDIPHYQQLLQKLQGRGFEAASPDERSSIIRLSFSYIEPRHRFGLLTDELMTKIVDARARFHNNMPDDLKAVIERYDPERFIASATLMDNVLFGRIGFTQADGTERIRVILRDLFDRLDLYESVLSIGLDFDVGSGGKRLTNVQRQKLNVARALLKRADYVIFNRPLPALDQRVQDQITRSIMQDLHEEGHAPAIIWVLANSALANLFDRIIVFDRGTLVEDGTHATLLEKNGIFKELVSS from the coding sequence ATGGAAAAAAGTCTAGGTCGCTATATCTGGTCGAATACACGGCTGCAGCAGATATGGATTCTGTTTGTCGTGGCCGTTTCGATGATCCCATACTTCCTGTCGTTCGATCTGCCGAAACAGATCGTCAATGGTCCCATTCAGGGAACAGGGTTCGAAACGCCCGGCTCCACGCAGACCTTCATGCGCATGGAGCCCGATCTTCCCTATATCGGCAAGGTGGTGTTCTTCGACGGACTCGAGCTCACCCGCTTCCAGATGCTGATGGCGCTCAGTCTGGTGTTCCTGTTCCTCGTCATCATCAACGGTCTTTTCAAGCTCTATATCAACACCTACAAAGGCCGGCTTGGCGAGCGCATGTTGCGACGCATTCGCTTCGAATTGATCGACCGTGTGCTGCGTTTCCCGCCATCCCAGTTCAAGCGGGTGAAATCGGCCGAAATCGCCACGATGATCAAGGATGAGGTCGAGCCGATGGGCGGCTTTACCGGGGATGCCTTCGTCCAGCCGGCACTACTCGGCGGCCAGGCACTGACGGCGCTTGTCTTCATCATCATGCAGAACCTCTGGCTTGGCATGATCGCTGCCGGCATCGTTGCCGTTCAGGGTGTTGTGATCCCGCGCATGCGCAAGAGATTGCTTGATCTTGGCCGCCAGCGCCAGTTGACCGCCCGCGAGCTCTCCGGCCGCGTTGGCGAAATCGTCGATGGCATCGGCACTATTCATGGCAACGATACTTCGAACTACGAACGTGCCGATATCGCCGCTCGCCTCGGCCTGATCTTCTCCATCCGCTACGATCTCTATCAGTGGAAATTCCTGGTCAAATTCATCAACAACTTCCTGGCGCAGGTCACACCCTTCCTGTTCTATTCGATCGGTGGCTTTCTAGCGTTGCAGGGGCGGCTTGATATCGGTCAGCTCGTTGCAGTCATCAATGCCTACAAGGATCTGCCTGGACCATTGAAAGAACTCATCGACTGGGATCAGGCGCGTCAGGATGTGCAGGTGAAATATGCGCAGGTTGTCGAACAGTTCAATGTCGACCGCCTTGTCGATTCGCAAATTCAGGCTTTGGCCCCCGAATCCGTCGGTCCCCTTCAACATTCCCTGAATGCGGTCAATCTGACACTTTCTGACGACAGCGGTGCATCGCTCCTCGAGCACGTGTCACTGGAGATCAAACTTGGCGAGACGGTTGCCATCGTCGGCACCAGCGGCAGCGGCGGCGAAGCCCTCGCTGAAGCCTTCGCGCGGCTGATCTGGCCTGACCAGGGCCGCATTACCATCGATGGCAAGGACATTCTGGAACTGCCGGAATCGATAACCGGGCGACGCATCGCCTATGCCGCTTCCGATACTTATTTCTTCCACGGAACGTTGCGTGACAACCTTCTCTACGGCCTCAAACATGCGCCGCTGACCAAGGTCGAGTATGAAGGAAAAAGCGCAGCGCAGTATAAATGGAATATCAATGAGGCGCGCCGTGCGGGCAATCCCGAACTCGACCTCAACAGTGACTGGGTCGATTACGTTTCGGCTGGGGTCACAGGCCCGCAGGATCTTTTCAAGGTCGTGCGTCCGGTGCTCGATGCCGTGCTGATCTCGCAGGATATTCTCGACATGGCGTTGCGCTCGACCGTGAACACTGCAACCCATAATGACCTTACCGACCGCATCGTTGAATTGCGGCAGGCCCTGCGCAAAAGCCTGAAAAAGGAGGATCTTGACGATCTGGTCGTGCCGTTCAAGCTCGATGCCTATAATCAGCAGGCAACTGTCGGCGAGAATCTGCTGTTCGGCACTATGAAGCGGCCGATGATGACCAACAGGAAACTGGCGGCGAATCCCTATTTCCGTTCCGTTCTCAGGGAGACGGATCTTCATCTTGACCTTTATGCGATGGGTCTTGAGATCGCGGCCAATGCGGTGGAACTGTTCCAGGATTTGCCGCCGGATCACCCCTTCTTCCAGCAGCTCACATTCATGACTGCCGATGATATTCCGCATTATCAGCAGCTTCTGCAAAAACTGCAGGGCCGCGGGTTCGAAGCCGCATCACCGGATGAGCGTTCCAGCATCATCAGGTTGAGTTTTTCCTATATCGAGCCGAGACACCGCTTCGGTCTCTTGACCGATGAACTCATGACAAAGATCGTCGATGCACGCGCCCGGTTCCACAACAACATGCCGGACGACCTCAAGGCCGTTATCGAACGCTATGATCCGGAACGTTTCATCGCTTCGGCGACCCTGATGGATAATGTGCTCTTCGGCAGGATCGGCTTCACGCAGGCCGACGGCACTGAGCGTATCCGCGTCATCTTGCGTGATCTCTTCGACAGGCTCGACCTTTACGAGAGTGTTCTTTCCATCGGGCTGGATTTCGACGTGGGTTCCGGCGGCAAACGCCTGACCAATGTGCAGCGGCAGAAACTCAACGTCGCCCGGGCACTGCTCAAACGGGCAGATTATGTGATTTTCAATCGCCCGCTGCCCGCGCTGGACCAGCGCGTCCAGGATCAGATTACCCGCAGTATCATGCAAGACCTGCACGAGGAGGGCCATGCTCCGGCGATTATTTGGGTATTGGCCAATTCTGCGCTGGCAAATCTGTTCGACCGGATCATAGTATTCGATCGGGGTACTCTGGTCGAAGATGGAACGCACGCGACTCTTCTGGAGAAAAACGGTATATTCAAGGAATTGGTGTCATCATAA
- a CDS encoding cyclic nucleotide-binding domain-containing protein: MLLKDEVEMLRRVPLFSGVAPAKLKLLAFTSDRVSYKAGQTLFRQGDPADAAYVILTGAADILSDTPSGEIKVAEIEHDSIVGEIAILCDVSRTATVRANSALEALRISKDHFLKLLSDYPEMTIEIMRVLADRLSHTTTELSEARSKQKQAAK; this comes from the coding sequence ATGCTTCTGAAAGATGAAGTCGAGATGCTGCGGCGGGTTCCGCTGTTTTCCGGTGTTGCGCCAGCCAAGCTAAAGCTGCTGGCCTTTACGTCCGACCGCGTCAGTTACAAGGCCGGGCAGACCCTGTTCCGGCAAGGTGATCCAGCCGACGCTGCCTATGTCATCCTTACCGGCGCCGCCGATATCCTGTCGGATACTCCGAGCGGTGAAATCAAGGTCGCGGAAATCGAGCATGATTCCATCGTCGGCGAAATTGCCATTCTGTGCGATGTATCGCGTACCGCAACCGTCAGGGCCAATTCAGCTCTTGAAGCTTTGCGCATCAGCAAGGACCATTTTCTCAAGCTCCTGAGCGATTATCCGGAAATGACCATCGAGATCATGCGGGTGCTTGCCGATCGCCTGAGCCATACGACTACCGAGCTCAGCGAAGCGCGCAGCAAGCAGAAACAGGCCGCGAAGTAG
- a CDS encoding ZIP family metal transporter produces MHEPVNGTPSRASASSGLSRLFWLLVPVAVLAAAIVWLFQANPLQSFNNGAPPVENLTIERTILDHNGLQLLVRAGGSDPMMIAQVQVDDAYWEFQQNPQGPIARGDTAWISLPFPWVLGETHKVNFVTNTGATFEHEIAVAVPTPVATSGSLWSQAILGAFVGILPVAIGLMCYPALRGAGPGTMTFLLAMTVGLLAFLLVDTLVEALEFAERSAAIFQGSVMVVLVAVASFLVLMSIGRRHGTPTGLALATYIALGIGLHNFGEGLAIGAAFTAGAAGLGTFLVLGFTLHNITEGIGIAAPILKKSPTLASFAGLALLAGGPAVVGIWVGSLAYAPQWTAIALAIGAGAIAQVIVEVSALIVRSRGAGISALLAPATFGGLAAGTAFMYITAMLVKI; encoded by the coding sequence ATGCACGAACCTGTCAACGGTACCCCGTCGCGCGCGTCAGCATCGTCGGGATTGTCGCGTTTATTCTGGTTGCTCGTTCCCGTTGCCGTTCTGGCAGCGGCAATCGTCTGGTTATTCCAGGCGAACCCGCTCCAAAGTTTCAACAACGGCGCACCACCAGTCGAAAACCTGACCATCGAGCGAACGATCCTTGACCACAACGGATTGCAGTTGCTCGTTCGTGCCGGGGGCTCCGACCCGATGATGATTGCCCAGGTTCAGGTCGATGATGCCTATTGGGAATTCCAGCAAAACCCGCAGGGCCCGATTGCGAGGGGCGATACAGCCTGGATCAGCTTGCCTTTCCCGTGGGTGCTTGGCGAGACGCACAAGGTCAATTTTGTCACAAATACCGGAGCGACGTTCGAGCATGAGATCGCCGTAGCAGTGCCAACACCGGTCGCCACGTCCGGAAGCCTCTGGTCACAGGCCATTCTCGGTGCATTCGTTGGAATTCTGCCTGTCGCCATCGGCCTGATGTGTTATCCGGCGCTGCGCGGTGCCGGTCCCGGAACGATGACGTTTCTTTTGGCTATGACCGTTGGTCTTCTCGCATTCCTGCTGGTAGACACCCTGGTTGAAGCGCTTGAGTTTGCAGAAAGGTCCGCTGCAATTTTCCAGGGCAGCGTCATGGTCGTGCTCGTCGCTGTTGCCAGCTTCCTTGTGCTGATGAGTATAGGACGCCGGCACGGAACGCCGACGGGCCTCGCTTTGGCGACATATATCGCTCTTGGTATCGGTCTGCACAATTTCGGCGAGGGATTGGCGATCGGTGCGGCGTTCACTGCAGGCGCGGCTGGATTAGGAACGTTTCTTGTCCTCGGTTTTACCTTGCACAATATCACCGAAGGTATCGGAATCGCGGCGCCGATATTGAAGAAAAGTCCGACGCTAGCCTCATTCGCAGGTTTGGCACTGTTGGCCGGAGGACCCGCCGTTGTCGGAATATGGGTTGGCAGTCTGGCATACGCGCCGCAATGGACCGCAATTGCCCTGGCAATCGGCGCAGGAGCTATTGCTCAGGTCATCGTCGAGGTCAGCGCCCTCATCGTCCGGTCGCGCGGTGCCGGCATTTCCGCCTTGCTTGCGCCTGCAACATTTGGTGGGCTGGCTGCTGGAACGGCCTTCATGTACATCACGGCAATGCTGGTCAAAATCTGA
- a CDS encoding multicopper oxidase domain-containing protein encodes MLKWVETKLSRRRLLEGSIATIGASAICSSTSTAQDVHRNHGGPTPNVDAAASAHRSAHGAMITVGSVDNVRNGFDPTAMLTDWYTGVVSELPDGRKQRSFEITVEEKEIEIAPGVMFPAWTYNGRVPGPALRATEGDRLKITLKNNGSHPHSLHFHGIHSARMDGVPGAGVIEPGEEFVYEFDAKPFGCHLYHCHALPLTRHLHKGMYGLFVIDPDPARHPEHADVAQSRLLGSPENAQWQELAMVMNAFDTNFDGENEFYACNTIAHCYAKEPIKIDRNRPVRIYLVNITEFDPINSFHLHANFFDYYDQGTTLTPTLKTVDLIMQCQAQRGILEFTFKEHEPGLYMFHAHQSEFTELGWMGMFDVSETLS; translated from the coding sequence ATGCTGAAATGGGTAGAGACGAAACTGAGCAGGCGGCGTCTGTTGGAGGGGAGCATTGCGACGATCGGCGCATCAGCCATCTGTTCCAGCACTTCGACGGCGCAGGACGTCCATCGTAATCACGGCGGTCCAACACCGAACGTCGATGCTGCGGCATCGGCGCATAGGTCGGCGCATGGTGCGATGATCACTGTCGGCTCGGTCGATAATGTCCGCAACGGCTTCGATCCGACGGCAATGCTGACAGATTGGTACACTGGCGTCGTCAGCGAACTTCCAGACGGCCGAAAACAGCGCAGCTTCGAGATCACGGTCGAAGAAAAAGAAATCGAAATTGCGCCAGGTGTTATGTTCCCGGCCTGGACCTATAACGGCCGGGTACCTGGGCCTGCACTCCGGGCAACTGAGGGCGATCGCCTTAAGATCACACTCAAGAACAATGGATCGCACCCGCATTCCCTGCATTTCCATGGGATCCATTCGGCGCGGATGGATGGTGTTCCCGGCGCGGGTGTTATCGAGCCGGGCGAAGAGTTCGTCTATGAGTTCGACGCAAAACCATTCGGCTGCCATCTTTACCATTGCCATGCCCTGCCGCTGACCAGGCATCTTCACAAGGGCATGTATGGCCTGTTTGTGATCGACCCTGATCCAGCCCGGCATCCGGAACACGCTGACGTTGCACAATCACGGCTTCTTGGTTCGCCTGAAAATGCGCAGTGGCAGGAACTGGCCATGGTCATGAACGCGTTCGATACGAATTTCGACGGCGAGAATGAATTCTACGCGTGCAATACGATCGCTCATTGCTATGCCAAGGAACCAATCAAGATCGACCGCAACCGTCCCGTTCGCATTTATCTGGTCAATATCACCGAGTTTGACCCGATCAACTCGTTCCATCTGCATGCCAATTTCTTCGACTATTACGATCAGGGAACAACATTGACGCCTACGCTGAAGACCGTCGACTTGATCATGCAGTGTCAGGCGCAGCGCGGCATCCTCGAGTTTACTTTCAAGGAACACGAGCCTGGCCTCTACATGTTCCATGCCCATCAATCAGAATTTACAGAACTTGGCTGGATGGGCATGTTCGATGTCTCGGAGACGCTGTCATGA
- the mntR gene encoding manganese-binding transcriptional regulator MntR, with protein sequence MESFRRTRHNRRTELIEDYVELIADLIEDGGEARQVDIALRLGVAQPTVAKMLKRLAADGYIQQRRYRGIFLTDMGKQLAEQSRERHHIVESFLCAIGISVETARIDAEGIEHHVSPETLEAFRLFVAKTGSLTNRG encoded by the coding sequence ATGGAGAGTTTCCGGCGAACCCGTCACAATCGCCGGACTGAGCTGATCGAAGATTATGTCGAACTGATTGCTGATCTTATCGAAGATGGGGGAGAGGCCAGACAGGTCGATATAGCGCTGCGCCTTGGCGTAGCCCAGCCGACGGTGGCGAAAATGCTGAAGCGGCTGGCTGCAGACGGCTATATTCAACAGCGGCGCTATCGGGGCATCTTCCTGACCGATATGGGTAAACAACTTGCAGAACAGAGCCGCGAGCGCCACCACATCGTTGAATCGTTCCTGTGCGCCATCGGTATCAGTGTCGAAACGGCACGAATTGATGCCGAAGGTATCGAACATCACGTGAGCCCGGAAACCCTGGAAGCCTTCAGGCTTTTTGTGGCGAAGACTGGCTCGTTGACCAATCGAGGCTAG